The following proteins come from a genomic window of Deinococcus roseus:
- a CDS encoding alpha-amylase family glycosyl hydrolase: protein MKKRSLVVLSLALAACSQQSPSLVPSAPSPQAISGTNIDTWRKQIIYLLMTDRFSNDNTTNDNLGAASCLDKNSATKFHGGDIQGVRNKLSYIKYMGATTVWTTPMYKQVGLNGSSCGYHGYWANFSNSSTDTSVEPKLGTSSELTSLINDLHNMGMKYMMDMVANHAGPGASVVSTNPTWFHSNCTGNDITCPLSGLPDFA from the coding sequence ATGAAGAAACGTTCCCTTGTCGTGCTGTCTCTTGCCCTTGCCGCTTGCAGCCAGCAAAGCCCATCCCTTGTTCCATCCGCTCCCAGCCCACAGGCCATTTCTGGCACCAACATCGACACCTGGCGCAAACAGATCATTTACCTGCTGATGACCGACCGCTTTTCCAACGACAACACCACCAACGACAACCTGGGGGCCGCCAGTTGCCTGGACAAAAACAGCGCCACCAAATTCCACGGTGGAGACATCCAGGGCGTGCGCAACAAACTCAGCTACATCAAGTACATGGGGGCCACCACCGTCTGGACCACCCCCATGTACAAACAGGTCGGACTGAACGGCAGTTCCTGCGGCTACCACGGCTACTGGGCCAATTTCTCCAACAGCAGCACCGACACCAGCGTGGAACCCAAACTGGGAACCAGCAGCGAACTGACCAGCCTGATCAATGATCTGCACAACATGGGCATGAAATACATGATGGACATGGTGGCCAACCATGCCGGACCCGGAGCCAGTGTGGTCAGCACCAACCCCACCTGGTTCCACAGCAACTGCACCGGAAACGACATCACCTGCCCGCTTTCTGGATTGCCCGACTTCGCA